Genomic segment of Veillonella parvula DSM 2008:
ATTGCTATGGGTTTATTCGTAAACTACCCAATTGCTCTCGCTCCAGGGGTTGGCCTCTTGGCATTTTACTCCTTTACTGTAGTTCTCGGTATGGGCGTATCTTGGCAAACAGCATTAGGTGCGGTATTCATTTCAGGTCTCGTATTCCTCGTATTAACACTTACGTCGGTGCGACAAATGATTGTTGAAGGCATCCCTACCTCCATGAAAATTGCCATTACCGTTGGTATCGGTCTCTTCATTTCTATCATCGGTTTGAAGTTATCCGGCTTGATGGCCATCTCCATTAGTTTGTCTCCAAACTCCTTAGGTCAGGTTGTACAGACACATGGTAATTTGGTCCCTCCAGCATCTGAGGCACTCTTAACGCTTGGTAATTTGCACAGTGGTGAAACATTGTTAGCACTATTCAGCCTCATCTTTACAGCTTTATTGATGGCTCGCAAAATTCAAGGTTCCCTCTTGATTGGCGTTTTAGTAACAACAATCATCTCCTATGCGACAGGCCTTTCCACAATGCCTGAGAACTTCACTGTATTGGCTATTCCTGATTTCTCCAAAGCAGCATTCCTGCAATTAGATATTCCTGGTGCGCTTCACATGGGCTTAATTACGATTATCTTCTCCTTCACCTTCGTAGAATTGTTCGACTCGATGGGTACTTTGATTGGTACTGCTACAGAGGCGAAAATTGCAGATCCTAAATCTGGTAAATTCCCGGGTCTTGGTAAAGCCATGACCGTAGATGCTATCGGTGTTAGTGCTGGTGCATTGCTCGGTACTTCTACAATTACGGCTTTCGTTGAAAGTGCGGCAGGTGTAGGGGCTGGTGGCCGTACAGGTTTAACAGCTGTCACAACAGGCGTACTTTTCTTAATTTGCTTATTCTTGGCTCCATTGGTATCCTTGGTTCCAAATGCAGCCACATCTCCTGTTCTTATCATCGTAGGTGCCCTCATGTTAGGTGCCATTCGCAATATTGACTTCGATGATTGGACAGAAGGCTTCCCTGCATTCCTCGTTATCGTATTGATGCCGTTCACATACAGCATCGCTAACGGTATCTCTGCAGGTCTTATTGCATACCCTCTACTCAAAATCATTGCGGGCCGTGCAAAAGAAGTTAACTGGATCATGTACGTATTGGCCGCACTTGTTATCATCCGCTACGTATTCTTCTAATTAACGTATTCTTCTAATTAACGTATGCCCATAATTATGCTATTAGTGAAAGCTACTTTATATTTGATAGCTATAATCACTAATACCTAAGAACAAAGTATATGTAAATTACATCCACTAAAAGAACCTATCTCCAAAGATATTACCCTAATATCTAGGAGATAGGTTCTTTTTATTATGTACTCTTTTACTAAACGCTAACGTCGTATGGCAACACCGAATCGCGCTATAGAGTCTTATTAGGATTTAGTATTAACGAATTGTTTTTACACC
This window contains:
- a CDS encoding NCS2 family permease, with product MLDKLFQLSERGTTVKTEILAGITTFITMAYILFLAPNILSLAGMDKDAVLIATALGGGLVTIAMGLFVNYPIALAPGVGLLAFYSFTVVLGMGVSWQTALGAVFISGLVFLVLTLTSVRQMIVEGIPTSMKIAITVGIGLFISIIGLKLSGLMAISISLSPNSLGQVVQTHGNLVPPASEALLTLGNLHSGETLLALFSLIFTALLMARKIQGSLLIGVLVTTIISYATGLSTMPENFTVLAIPDFSKAAFLQLDIPGALHMGLITIIFSFTFVELFDSMGTLIGTATEAKIADPKSGKFPGLGKAMTVDAIGVSAGALLGTSTITAFVESAAGVGAGGRTGLTAVTTGVLFLICLFLAPLVSLVPNAATSPVLIIVGALMLGAIRNIDFDDWTEGFPAFLVIVLMPFTYSIANGISAGLIAYPLLKIIAGRAKEVNWIMYVLAALVIIRYVFF